One genomic window of Corynebacterium massiliense DSM 45435 includes the following:
- a CDS encoding HNH endonuclease signature motif containing protein: MNQRENRPAPSPIDMYASILADALGLILACKGFSRAELVARGLPDTTARDLSSLVEVYCGETAYTRMRADTIESIRINGHSLPALLEIEKQASRVPHLLDKWKICRHAASLAGSAREIGKAARIFTKELKGPPAPPEEGCRLTRRENGDVWSFNINASSKEVAEIEQHIKKPSDILDLIRDRDNAVAAASAAAASASVASAADASASTVATQHVSCSNCGSTTEARQVVSGLRTNVIITLDELTTVLRDDGDDIILKMTNGATMTGRDFVTRILADAGLVTLVHPYHGPANLYRLSRVANDKQRLMAMAESPTCAWPGCHHPADKAQVHHLKAWKFGGNTNPENLTMACPYHNGVNDDDPSKPRRGRLERVNGKVRRSPPWATTYRPAGATA, translated from the coding sequence GTGAACCAACGTGAGAACCGTCCAGCACCGTCCCCGATTGATATGTACGCCAGCATTCTTGCCGATGCCCTCGGGCTCATCCTCGCCTGCAAAGGCTTCAGCCGTGCCGAACTCGTGGCCCGGGGCCTTCCGGACACGACGGCTCGAGACCTCTCCAGCCTCGTGGAGGTCTACTGCGGCGAGACTGCGTATACCCGCATGCGGGCCGACACCATTGAGTCCATCCGGATTAATGGGCATAGTTTGCCTGCTTTGTTAGAAATCGAAAAGCAGGCCAGCCGGGTACCTCACCTTCTGGATAAGTGGAAGATCTGTCGGCACGCGGCCAGTCTGGCTGGCTCGGCTCGGGAAATTGGAAAAGCCGCCCGCATCTTCACCAAGGAGCTGAAGGGGCCGCCGGCGCCGCCGGAGGAAGGGTGCCGGCTTACTCGCCGGGAGAATGGTGACGTGTGGTCGTTTAACATCAACGCCTCGAGTAAAGAGGTCGCGGAAATCGAGCAGCACATCAAGAAGCCGAGCGACATTCTTGACCTCATTCGGGACCGTGACAATGCCGTCGCTGCGGCCTCGGCCGCTGCGGCTTCCGCCTCCGTCGCGTCTGCGGCTGATGCCAGTGCATCGACGGTAGCGACGCAGCACGTGAGCTGTTCGAACTGCGGCAGTACCACCGAAGCGCGACAGGTGGTTTCCGGGCTGCGCACTAACGTGATCATTACTCTCGATGAACTGACCACAGTGCTTCGCGATGACGGCGACGACATCATCCTAAAAATGACTAACGGGGCGACGATGACGGGCCGCGACTTTGTCACCCGGATCCTCGCCGACGCGGGCCTGGTCACTCTCGTGCATCCGTACCACGGGCCGGCGAACCTCTACCGCCTGAGCCGCGTGGCTAACGACAAGCAGCGGCTGATGGCGATGGCCGAGTCGCCGACCTGCGCCTGGCCGGGATGCCACCACCCGGCCGATAAGGCTCAGGTACATCACCTCAAGGCGTGGAAGTTCGGTGGGAACACGAACCCGGAGAACTTGACGATGGCGTGCCCGTACCACAACGGGGTCAACGACGATGACCCATCGAAACCCCGCCGCGGGCGCCTCGAGAGAGTCAACGGCAAGGTCCGGCGGAGCCCGCCCTGGGCGACCACCTACCGCCCGGCCGGGGCCACTGCGTAA
- the rpsT gene encoding 30S ribosomal protein S20 has protein sequence MANIKSKQKRIITNEKARRRNKSIRSAVRTEIRKFRETVAAGDKAAAEKQLRVASRKLDKSVSKGVFHRNNAANKKSRMAQALNKMA, from the coding sequence ATGGCTAATATCAAGTCCAAGCAGAAGCGCATCATCACCAACGAAAAGGCTCGTCGTCGCAACAAGTCGATCCGTTCGGCTGTGCGCACCGAGATCCGCAAGTTCCGCGAGACCGTCGCTGCCGGCGACAAGGCGGCCGCCGAGAAGCAGCTGCGCGTGGCTTCCCGCAAGCTGGACAAGTCCGTGTCCAAGGGTGTCTTCCACCGCAACAACGCTGCCAACAAGAAGTCCCGCATGGCGCAGGCCCTCAACAAGATGGCCTAA
- a CDS encoding DNA adenine methylase, producing MSQIKPLLKWAGGKRQLLPQIRTALPEEGWDHYFEPFLGGGAVLWSLTPPRATVNDLNGELITLYRVVRDHPAELKERLSSYPNEPEFFYSLRAVDRDVEAFAALGDVSRAARTIYLNRTCYNGLYRVNSAGQFNAPYGRYRNPTICDGPAIDAMSEYLNEADVTLLHGDYAAAVAHAGDGDFVYLDPPYDPVSVTSSFTGYAAGGFARQQQHELKALCDDLDSRGVRFLLSNSATEFIRELYADYRVEVVGATRAINSVASRRGKIDEVLVRNYD from the coding sequence ATGAGCCAGATTAAGCCGCTGTTGAAATGGGCGGGCGGGAAGCGCCAGCTGCTGCCGCAGATCCGCACCGCCCTGCCCGAGGAAGGTTGGGACCACTACTTCGAGCCTTTCTTAGGCGGCGGCGCGGTGCTGTGGTCGCTTACACCGCCGCGGGCGACCGTCAATGATCTCAACGGTGAGCTCATCACGCTCTACCGGGTGGTGCGCGATCACCCGGCAGAGCTGAAGGAGCGGCTTTCCTCCTACCCCAACGAGCCGGAGTTTTTCTACTCGCTGCGCGCCGTGGACCGCGACGTCGAGGCTTTCGCCGCGCTTGGCGATGTTTCCAGGGCCGCCCGCACCATCTACCTCAACCGGACCTGCTACAACGGTCTCTACCGCGTGAACTCGGCCGGCCAGTTCAACGCGCCGTATGGCCGCTACCGCAACCCGACGATTTGCGATGGCCCGGCTATCGACGCCATGTCGGAGTACCTCAACGAGGCGGACGTCACGCTGCTCCACGGCGACTACGCCGCCGCGGTGGCCCACGCCGGCGACGGTGACTTTGTCTACTTAGACCCGCCCTACGACCCGGTGAGCGTGACCAGTTCTTTCACCGGCTACGCCGCCGGCGGTTTTGCGCGCCAGCAGCAGCACGAGCTCAAGGCTTTGTGCGATGATCTCGATTCCCGCGGCGTGAGGTTCCTGCTGTCGAATTCCGCGACGGAGTTTATCCGCGAGCTGTACGCCGACTACCGCGTGGAGGTGGTCGGCGCGACCCGTGCCATCAACTCGGTGGCCTCCCGGCGCGGCAAGATCGACGAGGTTTTGGTGCGCAACTATGACTAA
- a CDS encoding type II restriction enzyme translates to MTNARPPVSELREHFGVPDTVWLGVNDVGWLRVLHHPDFADPGSCFTITARELHELSGREPRLMAKHDFRGARPWIFERYGLSILPLSRSRYLVGRFDVYADFPPDEELGPVHVMGLPKGLDPLHHDAVSSEGLALAAAYASGMLRDFLGSTELYPTVSGRMSTGSFDLRVEGIAAPVTVDRAQMEIDAGFESADHLAVVEAKNHLTADFNVRQLYYPYRRFSAQLSKPVRPVYVVYSNGVFRLYLYEFPHAESYRGIRLVKAARYAVSPSTIDRATLAQAVDSTTPVALEDIAAPFPQADSFDRVVNLCELLYASELSTDEIVDEYVFTSRQAAYYVQAAAFLGLAERTDSAAQLTETGRRIIGTRERTPRNLALVHQLASRPVLREALALAAGAGDVPPVDDVVGTMQSAGVDLGEQTLKRRARTVQRWVQWALDLCAEDAAGSTPSGQLLLPVVDEGA, encoded by the coding sequence ATGACTAATGCGCGCCCGCCCGTCAGCGAGCTGCGGGAGCACTTCGGGGTGCCCGACACGGTGTGGCTCGGCGTCAACGACGTGGGCTGGCTGCGGGTGCTGCACCACCCTGATTTCGCTGACCCGGGCAGCTGTTTCACCATTACCGCCCGCGAGCTGCACGAACTGTCTGGCCGGGAGCCGCGGCTGATGGCCAAGCACGACTTCCGGGGCGCGCGGCCGTGGATTTTCGAGCGCTACGGGCTGTCCATTTTGCCGCTTAGCCGCAGCCGCTACCTGGTGGGGCGCTTCGACGTCTACGCCGACTTCCCACCCGACGAGGAGCTAGGCCCAGTCCACGTCATGGGGCTGCCGAAGGGGTTGGACCCCCTGCACCACGACGCGGTGTCCTCAGAGGGGCTGGCGCTCGCGGCCGCGTACGCCTCGGGCATGTTGCGCGACTTTCTGGGATCGACTGAGCTCTACCCCACCGTCTCTGGCCGGATGTCTACCGGCTCGTTCGATCTCCGCGTGGAGGGCATCGCTGCGCCAGTGACCGTCGACCGCGCCCAGATGGAGATTGACGCCGGTTTTGAAAGCGCCGACCACCTCGCGGTGGTGGAGGCCAAAAATCACCTCACCGCCGACTTCAACGTCCGGCAGCTGTACTACCCCTACCGTCGCTTTTCTGCCCAGTTATCCAAGCCGGTCCGGCCGGTGTACGTGGTGTATTCCAACGGCGTGTTCCGCCTTTACCTCTACGAATTCCCGCACGCGGAGTCCTACCGCGGTATCCGGTTGGTCAAGGCCGCGCGCTACGCCGTTAGCCCCAGCACCATCGATCGGGCAACGCTTGCGCAGGCGGTGGATTCCACCACGCCGGTGGCACTCGAAGACATCGCCGCGCCGTTCCCGCAGGCCGATAGCTTCGACCGCGTCGTCAACCTGTGTGAACTGCTCTACGCCTCGGAGCTATCCACCGACGAGATCGTCGACGAGTACGTATTCACGTCCCGGCAGGCGGCCTACTATGTGCAAGCCGCGGCCTTCCTCGGGTTGGCGGAGCGTACTGATAGCGCGGCGCAGCTGACGGAAACGGGGCGGCGCATCATCGGCACGCGTGAGCGCACCCCGCGCAACCTGGCGCTGGTGCACCAGCTCGCCTCCCGCCCCGTTCTGCGCGAGGCGCTCGCCTTAGCCGCCGGCGCGGGAGACGTGCCGCCGGTTGACGATGTCGTCGGCACCATGCAGTCCGCCGGCGTAGACCTTGGCGAGCAGACGCTGAAGCGGCGGGCGCGCACCGTGCAACGCTGGGTGCAGTGGGCGCTGGACCTGTGCGCGGAAGACGCGGCCGGCAGCACGCCCAGCGGCCAGCTGCTGCTGCCGGTCGTCGACGAGGGCGCGTAG
- a CDS encoding LysE family translocator, which yields MTLSAYLTVLMLNLVGSISPGPDTVLVTRLATKSRRHAVAAALGVQTGALCWFSLTVFGAATVLSTFPEILGAVQIVGGSFLIYMGSRLVRGGLIQRKYPPASLEEVEGVLGRPIRSYRAGVACNLSNPKIVLFLASLIAPLLPAHAGIGASVTLIAGLSLTSVALFLTLAVVVSTAAVRRRLLKAGPGIDIGSGAFFVVAGAALVIAGVTSFI from the coding sequence ATGACCCTTTCGGCATATCTCACCGTCCTGATGTTGAACCTAGTCGGCAGTATTTCCCCGGGCCCGGACACCGTCTTGGTCACCCGGCTGGCCACCAAGTCGCGCAGGCATGCCGTAGCGGCGGCGCTCGGCGTACAAACCGGCGCGTTGTGCTGGTTTAGCCTCACCGTCTTCGGCGCTGCTACGGTTCTTTCCACGTTCCCGGAGATTCTCGGGGCGGTGCAGATTGTCGGCGGATCGTTTCTGATTTACATGGGTTCCCGGCTGGTGCGCGGCGGGCTCATCCAGCGCAAGTATCCGCCGGCGAGCCTGGAGGAGGTCGAGGGCGTGTTGGGCCGGCCGATCCGCTCGTATCGCGCGGGCGTGGCCTGCAACCTGTCGAACCCGAAGATTGTGCTCTTTTTGGCCTCGCTCATCGCTCCGCTTCTGCCCGCGCACGCCGGCATCGGCGCGTCCGTGACGCTCATCGCCGGGTTGTCGTTGACCAGCGTCGCGCTCTTCCTCACGCTCGCGGTGGTGGTCTCCACCGCCGCGGTGCGTCGCCGCCTTCTCAAGGCGGGCCCGGGGATCGACATCGGCTCCGGCGCCTTCTTCGTCGTCGCCGGCGCGGCCCTCGTCATCGCCGGTGTTACATCCTTTATCTAG